ACCCTAGTGGTAAAAGCACCTGCACCAGAGACACCTGTGGCAAAGGCACCTGCAGCAGAGACACCTGTGGCAAAGGCACCTGCAGCGGAGACCCCTGTGGTAAAGGCACCTACAGCAGAAACCCCTGTGGTAAAAGCACCTGCAGTAGAAACCCTAGTGGTAAAGGCACCTACAGCAGAAACCCCTGTGGTAAAAGCACCTGCAGTAGAAACCCTAGTGGTAAAAGCACCTGCACCAGAGACACCTGTGGCAAAGGCACCTGCAGCAGAGACACCTGTGGCAAAGGCACCTGCAGCGGAGACCCCTGTGGTAAAGGCACCTACAGCAGAAACCCCTGTGGTAAAAGCACCTGCAGTAGAAACCCTAGTGGTAAAAGCACCTGCACCAGAGACACCTGTGGTAAAAGCACCTGCAGCGGAGACCCCTGTGGTAAAAGCACCTGCAGCAAAACCCCCTGTGGTAAAAGCACCTGCAGCAGAGACACCTGTGGCAAAGGCACCTGCAGCAGAGACCTCTGTGGCAAAGGTACCTGCAGTAGAAACACCTGTGGCAAAGGCACCTGCAGCAGAAACCTCTGTGGCAAAGGCACCTCCAACAGAAACCCCTGTGGCAAAGGCACCTCCAACAGAAACCCCTGTGGCAAAGGCACCAGTAGCAGAAACCCCTGTGGCAAAGGCACCTACAGCAGAAACCCCTGTGGCAAAGGCACCAGTAGCAGAAACCCCTGTGGCAAAGGCACCAGTAGCAGAACCCCCTGTGGCAAAGGCACCAGTAGCAGAAACCCCTGTGGCAAAGGCACCTGCAGCAGAAACACCTGTAACAAAGGCACCTGCAGCAGAGGCACCTGTGGCAAAGGCACCAGCAGCAGAAACACCTGTGGCAAAGGTGCCTGCAGCAGAAACCCCTGTGGCAAAGGTACCGGAAGTAAAAACACCTGCAGTAGGAACACCTTTGGTAAAGGCACCTGAAATAAAAACACCCACTGCTGAACCCCCTGTGGCAAAGGCACCTGCAACAGAAACTCCTGTGGCAAAGGCACCTGAAGTGAAAACACCTTTAGTTGAAACACCTGTGGCAAAGAAACTAGTAGTGGAAACACCAGTGATAAAAGCACCTGTTGCACAAACACCTCTTGCAAAGGTACCTGAAGTGAAAATCACTCCACCAGAAATACCTGCTGTGAAAGAACCTAAAGTAGATCCTCCTGTTTCAAAGACGTCTATAACAGAACTATCTAAGGAGAAAGTACCTGTAGCAGGAATAACTGTGGCAAAGTCGCCTGATGTTCAACCACCTGCCACAGAAGTACCTGCAGCAAAGCCATCTATAGTAGAAACCCCTGTGGCAAAGGCACCTGAAGTTAAAGCCCCTGTTATAGAAACACCAGCCAAGACACCTGAAGTAAAACAACCTGAAGTAACACCTGTTGTTGAAAAGGGTAAACCTGTAGTTGTAGCATTTTCACAGCCTGACACAaaacctgctgctgctgtggaaAGTCCAGCAGAGGGCTCCAGCAAAACACAAACCTTGtgagtatattttatttagtattctaaaataaatgtatactATAAATTCAGTAGTATGTCCTATGATTTTGAAAACTGTATtagaaattattcagtatttacaataaaatgtttaataatttaaagGTATTCGAAGAACTATGAGAGAACTATGAatgatgaaaatatatataatattattttttaattaatctaCTGTATATCACTAATTAATCGTTCTATATTGTTCAATTAATGATATACAACAAGTTATCCAGTATCTAAGTCGGTATCtaactcagtatccactatattATTATATCTACTATGAGGTTTTCAGCATCTACTGTGAGTTGTTTTGTATCTTTTATTAATTGTTCAGAATCTGCTACAGGTCTTTcagtatttactgtaaaaaactgtgagagaattaaaaaaaatgaataagaccTTATTCAGACGttatattctaatattctaataccCCCATCCCTGACCCTCTTTCTCTCTAGTGCTGAGCTGTGCTCATTCTGTAACAAGCCTGTGGATGGAAATGTGAAAATCTCTTTGAACATTCCTCCGATCTGCTGCCACCCAGAATGCTTTAAGGTACCTCCTCTAATAAACAAGCTCCtgtctttctgttcttttctgtttatttgatgGGTTGAATCTCCTAAATCCATAGACAGTTTACTAATTAGCAAGCTTTGCAGAGCTGACCctgtaaaacataaaatacaaacgATACAGACAAGCTAATTACACAGTCAGTGGTGTAGTAGTGTTGGAAATGGTGGGTTTACTGACACCTTTAGGGGGCCAACATCCTCCATTGTGACAACCATTTAGTAAAATCATGCAGTAACCACTGAAGATAGGATAACAAGCATCTAGCAAGACACAAGCAACTACCACTGATACAatagcaaccatctagtaacATACCTATGCTAATCAAACACAAACATTTCTTTACTTTTATCAGTAGTGGTGCAAAACAGAACCATTTTAAAGAGGTATACAAGTGGGTTTTCTTTAAAGAACCATTATACCAGGAAAATGTTTGCTTGAGTTGTCATGGTCTGTgcataacaaactagtaatgtctTAATAATTTCCCCCAAtactgtgtttgtataaatagtttGGTTTCAAATTAAGTTTAGatagtagtaaaagtaaaatcACTTTCATTTTTGTAAAGTGTTTATATAATAAGACATTCTGGACTGATTTATTCAGTTTAGTAATGACGTTTCCTAAATAGCAGTTtatattgtgtgttttatgtattttaatccAGTCTGACTGACCTACCAAATCATTCAGTTCCTTTAAGACACTTTAAGACAAGTCACTTAATGTCTTAATGTCTTTTAATGGCACTTTAAGGGCACCAAATGTCACTCTGAACACTATGGTTAAGATAAAGACTCAAAACTGAATTAGATttgtttaggtaaaaaaaaaagtccatacctgatccattaaaatatgcctgGATCAGCGCTGATCCCATGCCAGTCCACAGAATCCGGACATCCCTATAAAAATCCCTTaaggaatcctttttttttttttttttttttttaagtttagcaaccacctggaaaatctTAGCATCCATGAAACCACTTCCAAAAAAATACATAGTTCGGcagcacctaagcaaccaccagggacaccataggaaccacctggaatagttaatgttttttttttttacattttattttgacttggaaTATGACAACAAAACGCTATTATTATATAGAAttacatagaatatacataaaatgctctataaattataaattatgagAGGTTTATATAAAAACACTGGCTTTACTAAGGAATCGTTGATGAACCTGTTTAACCAACTTTTACTGTACACCTGCATACATGTATAAACTCCAGTCCACACAGATCAATGTGTATGTGTGGTGGCTAACAAAttgagaaataaatgaaataaataattaaacaaacaaacaaacaaagagaaaacagagagacaggaagCAATGAATTATTCAGAACCCCATGTAGCACATCGACCAGATCAATAATGCTGATTAATAAGGGTCTGATCAGAGCTGTGCTGCAGTGAAGTTGTTCTAGTTTacatgacgtgtgtgtgtgtgtgtgtgtgtgtgtgtgtgtgcgcacgcgtgCTTCATGCTAATTCAGTTTAGCGCAGTCTAATTACAGCACCATTCATTGGCACTTTAACCTGTGTGTAGTGTAGGGCTAATTACTAGCATGGTTATAATCTGTGTCACCACAGtctaagtgtgagtgtgtgtgtgtgtgttgggggagagGGAGAGTAAATTAACtgttgtatatttatgtatgtatatataatgtgtgtgtgtgtgtgtgtgtattgggacAGTGTGGTACGTGCGGTAAGCCGCTGGGTGACCTGCTCTTCTCCATGTTCCACCATGAGGGGAAGATTTACTGCAATGCCTGTTTCGAAGCCGTCATGCACTTCTGATAATTCGCTCCACAACAACCGATGCATCACACCCAGCAGCCCATGGCCACCTCGGAACTATCATGGCAAACTCACAAGCCACTTAAACCAAACCTATTAACAAGCACATTCAAACTGGCCAATCAGCATTGAGCACTATGCATTGAGTCTTGTCTTTTTTAttctaacaataataatataatctgtaaatgacattaaacatgttttatcTTCTGTGTGTAACCTGATTAACATTGTCCTAAAGAGCGACAATAAAATGTCCACtgaactgcatgtgtgtgtgtttgtgcacatgATTTTGGCTTGGCCTTTATCAGAACCCAAACTACAGTTTTATTATAGAAACATCATTTCAAAACACCAGAGGGTACCAAAGGAAGTCTTCAgtgaaaaaaacaatgatttaagtATCTATATTTATTATAATCATGACCGGGCAGGAAGCAGACACATGCAGACAAAAGTTAGAGGCTTTTTACAAAGGACAAATCCAAAAGAGTTAGCAATAACAGTCCCGGTCAGCAAGGGTAAGCAAAAAAGGCAACATAAAGGAAAAACAGGAAAGGAAAACAGACGAGAATGAGAAAACCAGGATGCAGAAATACTGCAGGgctatgcaaaaacaaaaaattatttttGATACACTGAATTTATAATGCATTTGTTGCCCATAAAACTTAAACACCTTAGCTAATGGTTGTGTATTGCACAGATTCCTTAACAAATCTAAAAGTAAACTGGAGCCATATCAaactagccagctagctagcgtTTAGTAACTAACAGAGCTATGATGTGTACATAACCTGCTTCCAGATATCTGAATAACTTTAGCTTACCTTACCTGAATCTCTTAGTGGTGAGACACATGCCAAGGCAGCAAGGTAATCACCTTTGTTTACTGTGTTGAAAACccatatgttagctagcttgctaattaGTTAGTGACTGTAATACCCTAACTACAGTCCTCCTTGCAGACTTCATCTGTCCAGGCAAATGACGTAGGCACAGCATCCTTCTTTAACTTTCTTATTCCAATCAGTGTATTAAAGAAACactattataaaattatattacttTCATAAAGTGTTCTGAACTTAATTTACTGTCCATGTTAATCTGTTATATCAAATCAAACATAAAATATAAGTCAACATGACTGTTAAATACAGACCAAGCTACCCATGGTTAACATCAATGGAAGGTTTGATCTTTAtatgatttcttttctttttgaaaaAATACATTTGGGAACACAGTAGTGAGGAGGTATTGCTCGTACCCAGCGGTCCAAAGCTACCTCCGCCCCTACAGCCTCGTTTTGGTAGACGACGGTGACATAGGCGAATAAAGCATATTCATTGAGACAGTCTGAGACAGTGGGGGAGTCAAGTAAGTGTCTGATGGGTTCTGGGTAATATAGTTTTTGTTAGAAAGTCTTTTGGGAAACAGGTGTGGGCAAGACAGGAGGAGTGGAAATTGCAAGTATGAcaagtaaaaaaaacagggtgtTTCTTCACATATTAAACATGCTAATTTTAAGCACGGGTTTCtataaaatctgctttttttaGCCTCTGATTTTGCCCACTCGccattccccagtcctatttccacaccatgagttgccaggtatggaactcAACAGCGGACAAGCAAAGCGTACTGCAGCCTTAGCTTGCTTCAGAAATAATAAGGTTTTGCGATGCATTGTGGGTGTTTGGTAGTGAACTATATAAGGAATAAAATGTACAGCTGAGATTTGGAACAGCACTACAACACGGCTGACACACcgtatagtgcactatttctgtaacATGGTGCGATTCTGAACGCAGCTTCAGTGTTGATTGGttggcattactgctactgtgtgttGATTGGTTGGCATTACTGTTGCTGAGTTATTTTTGTTTGGTTAGCATTACTAAGTGCTAAGTGCTGATTTGTTGTCATTATTTGGCATTACTACTACTGAGTTATTTTTAGCTATTTTGTACTGATTGGCTGGTGAATTGGGTACTGATTGGTTGTAATATAATTTCATAACTGGATGTCATGTCGTTCTGTATAAGCTtaatttaaaatgagaaaattgattaaaaaagtattgttttttttaatcaattcgAGCTGGAAAGTTTTATCGAAGATCTTCACTCATCTGTGACATTTTCCACTCTTTCTTGAGTGCCCTCTAGTGTTCAATCCAGCCAGAAGAAAAGTGTTACCATTTtacaattgtaattgtaatatatattgtggcgtggaagaggaaggaagacccgtgagactcatgacgAATGCTcataagctcttttattaaacaggcttgccactcacttacaatctttaacaagactaggagagctaaaccaACCTATCAAATAAGCTACCCACAGAACCCAGTGACTAAACTCGCTACTCACTTACTTTACAGTGAGTGCCCTAaacagcacccatctgcatggcccctccccataccctaggttacgggggaggtaccagctacgtaggctggagcaacacagcacaacaaaacacataAGGCCCCACACAcaaaagaacagaaacatgcctacaggcagccacacacacaacccagagccgccacatagcccccctcccaagggtcagccgtcccggctaccccaccaacccaacacaaaccccgtgtacaacagaacattttttttttttttttacattcagtcgcaaacaaagtcatcaAGGCGagcgggcggcctccgtgcccgcggcagcctggaggggccgggcacggcaccgcctgccagagttcagatcaggcatgggtgcaaggccggcaggttcCGCACCGCAGTCCTCAGCGTCcaacagtctcggcctatagggggccagcctatcacggtgcacaatcatagtgcgtctgccccaccggatcttatacaccacctcccccagcctggacagcaccaagcacggacccacccaggccgactggagcttcgggcacagtcccttcttccactgagggttatatagccaaaccctcgcccccaccgccaacgggtccccaaagcagcgcgtgtcgtacgcacgcttctgcttctgcccggcagcagactggttggagcgcgctagatggtgtgctaattccagcgaagacataaggtccgagacaaaagtgggcgtgtccgaagcgcacccgcccccgtcaggaggcgccccaaaagccagggagaccggcgtcctcagttcatgcccgaacataagcagagccggcgtgaatcccgtcgtctcctgcactgcgacaggccagcagcactaccggcaggtgcctgtcccagtcacgctggttcttgtccgacaccatggccaactgcgccaccagcgtgcggttaaaacgttccaccagtccgtcactctgcggatgaaggggcgtcgtcctggtcttatggattcccaggatgcggcagacctccgccatgacctccgactcgaaatttctcccctggtcactgtgcagttcttccggaaccccgaatctgcaaaagaactccagcaccaggatatccgcagtagtgaccgccccttggtccggcaccgcgtaggcctctggccacttcgtgaaatagtccatcgccaccagaacaaagcgatttccagaatccgtcaccggaaaggggcccagcacgtccacccGCTCCATTGGGCTGCCGCACTgttaagggtgaagtggggcgcggggcgccctcgaggggccctttttggaagcgcacacgtcacagcagtgcacgaagagttccacgtcggttctacacccaggccaatagaagcgttgcctcaggcgcttcagagtcttggtgacaccaaagtgcccagccccaggtgacccatgaactcctcgtaggaccgatcccctaagcgcccgcggtaccaccacctgaaaaacgcgccgcccgttcgccggatcctcccaggtatggcacagcacgccgtcggacaaactaaaactagcccagttggagcgcaacgccttagcaatcgggcccagcggcaccactTCCCCCATGACTgtgtgacgttcgcactgagcgcgtgtactgcccacgataattcgcgatccgctcattgcgcatcgcggagctgctctacggacacctgagccaccccgacagcgccagtaacatccccggagattgcagcgcagcgtgcaGTCTCAGctgatttctcctcagcacgagcacaatgtttgcagtcggcggccgtgtgcgacaaagcatccgcgttactgtgaCCACGacccgggcggtgcacaacctcaaaacgaaactcttggagtctagataaccagcgcgcgagttggccctcgggctcgcggaaacgcatgagccactgtagcgaggcgtggtcagtgcgcagcagaaagggcaccccatacacgtatgctcggaaatgtttaaggctttcgaccaccgcgagcagttcccggcgcgttacgcaattgttgcgctccgccttgtcgcattagtatccacaatgaaactctcagacaccttcggatacgctagaatcggagcattgcacaggcggctttttagctcctcgaatgcccgctccgcctcgtcagaccagcggaatttcacactaggcttagtcagagcatgaagcggcgctgccacgtccgcgaaccccctaataaaccgcctgtaatacgaggcgagccccatgaagctgcgaaccattttaGCGTCTCGCGGcgtgggccagtcacggaccgcctccgtctttttgggatcggtttccacgccagcaccgctcactacgtggcccaggaagctcacgtgctgccttagcagattacactttgccggattgagcttcaggttagccgcctgaatcgcgccgagcaccatttcaaggtgagacagtgcggagtcgaagtcggttccgtgcgccaagacatcatccaaataaacgacgcagcacgaccgcggaaccccgcataaaacacgctccataagacgctcaaaagtagccggcgagttacacaatccgaacggaagcaccgtgaaatgccatagggctgagccgagcgagaaagcggttttctccctatcccccgccgcgaggggcacctgccaatatccgctcctcaggtctaacgagctgaaccaggctgagccagacagctggtccagcgtatcgtcaATCCTGgggagtcaagcttcgtgacagccttaagtcgccgataatccacgcaaaagcgccaatttccatccttcttttttgcaaggaccactggggccgaccacgggctgctcgaaggctcaataatgcccgtactcgccatctcgcggactaactgctccgccgctacgcgctttgctaacgccagacggtgcggcctcagtctgatgggctgggcgtcacccgtgttcattgaatgaaccgcaaggctagttttagtacactcgcgctcagacacagcgaaactcgtgcgaaaacggccgatcagttcgcgcaaacggagttgttggggaccagataaacccacacaactgtgctccagcatctcctctatcggatctacactcaaccccaCATCCAGCAGACCCTCTACCGTATCAcacaccgaatcacacacattccctcccaccagttcacttacccctaactcgtcgcgtatctctacggggagtccagtcaccagcaccgagccccgtgcacagcacgttgatgcgtcctacccagaactgttgttgaaagggccccttgccgacatcaatcgtcaactccgttaatcctaggagacctataggatccccggtgactgaagagagagcgatgcgctggctgttgtcagtcacaaactcggccgctacctccgtcgctagctcgggctgtatcagtgagactgacgagcccgtgtccaccagcgcgttctCCGTCAAtccattcaatgtgcatttcaggaaatagccgctgagtccggcagttccggaatcagatcccgagggtaagcatagcgttcctggggccaccgtaaccctcactgggtggtccctgctccgtttcccggccggctgcagtgcgctcgcttgtggccacgccccccgcagcggcagcactccagttgggcatcagaccggctccgaccgcacctctgcgaatcacgggcaaccggcgacgccccccacggtccaggatggcttgagaggatgagttcggaccgctccgccacctcTACCGCGGACTCtagggtctgcgggtcggccagcctcacgtgtttgcgcagctcgctcggctcgagggcgcgcagaaagtgatccaacgcgagcctcctctggCCCGCTCGCGGAAACGTcgggtaagcttggcgggttagcagggccatctccgatgccagcacgcccagtgtctctccctgctgtcggcgtctgtccgccactagcattttggcggccgcctccgacggttggcggctgaaacgtgttctcagcgcccacgtcagttcaggcagctcgcagcggcactcggcggggagctcgatcagtaccctcagcgcgtcgccccgcagcgccaggcagaggttggctgccgtctcggcgtccgtccagcctgcaccgcccgccacgatctcaagctgagcttcgaaggctgtccagtcagcgctgctgtcgtagggggtaaggcggggttgagccgtCAAGCCGCCATCATCGCGCCGTGCGTTCCGCGAGTCGGCGCCGCTGTCCTTGCGCCATCTGCTCCGTGAGCCAgtgccgccgtcctcgcgccatccgctctgggagtcagcgccgccgtcctcgcgccatccgctctgggagccagcgccgccgtgctcgcgtcgtcctctccccggccacgacctccgaacagcccgctggcgccgtcaggtcctagtccactccgctggagagccttgcctctagtccgttggtccgctgtcttcctcctcagccgttcgatttcccctgccagcagctcaatatcttccagcagggtcacttctgacaccatatgtggcgtggaagaggaaggaagacccgtgagactcatgacgAATGCTcataagctcttttattaaacaggcttgccactcacttacaatctttaacaagactaggagagctaaactaACCTATCAAATAAGCTACCCACAGAACCCAGTGACTAAACTCGCTACTCACTTACTTTACGGTGAGTGCCCTAaacagcacccatctgcatggcccctccccataccctaggttacgggggaggtaccagctacgtaggctggagcaacacagcacaacaaaacacataaggccccacacacagaagaacagaaacatgcctacaggcagccacacacacaacccagagccgccacaatatatatatatatatatatatatatatatatatatatatatatatatatatatatatatatatagagatagatagatagatagatagatgtaaataaaccttaaatgaatgaaataaaataatgatcaATGAAGTTTTATTTAGGAAATTAAAGTTTAATACAGGTAATTATAGACAGGCCAGGCCAGCACAAATGCAGCACAACACAAATGCTTATACATTCGAAACACATAATTATGGCACGTGTTACaccatttattaaaatgtatatttatttattttaatgtgtagAACAGGAAggagttaatgtttttttgtagCACCATTGTTGAAGAGAATCTCCAAACAGCCAGAACTGATCAGTCATggtttgttacacacacacacacacacacacacacacacacacacacacacacacacacacacacacacacacacacacacacacacacaggtacaggtGTCTGTATGTACCTCGGGCTAATACTCAGTAACAAACTGACTCTTTGACACAGTGTAACCTACAGTTTATTTAAAGcttaatacatttacctcagatcaGCCATATTAAAGCATCAGCAGCACTCTGCACCACAGACTCTCCCAACAGACGCTCTGCAGGAGAACACCTGCTAATGAAGCTACATGCAGCAATGTGTGTGTCAGCGTGTGTctcagtgagagtgtgtgtgagtttgagttTAAGAGACTGAGAGAAAATAATGAATAGAGCCCCAGAAAGAAATatgaagagagaaacagaaaagggaGAAACAATATGTAATagggagacagagaaaaaaacaacagagggaaagagagaaaaaaaagagagagaacaaaatagtacagaaggaaagagaaagaaaaaaaagagagcgagcAGAGGAAAAGTGAAAGAAGGAGAGCAAAAACAATACAGATGGAGGGTGAGAACAGAGGGACAGAGAAGGAACGCAGAAGA
This genomic interval from Astyanax mexicanus isolate ESR-SI-001 chromosome 1, AstMex3_surface, whole genome shotgun sequence contains the following:
- the si:dkey-125i10.3 gene encoding uncharacterized protein si:dkey-125i10.3 isoform X21 is translated as MAVYGAGRTPAEHARLWMRLQLQRTHSMSSGVNRKAVLRTTKVRTALKKDGSWIRRSTDQEDPPPPLKPVVLAKPLSPTVKSSTTSTPETLQIPAPQTSSPLSPAPQTTSTLSPASQTTSPSSPTPQTTSPSNAAPQIISPSNSSPQMTSPPNATPQTSPTSGASPNPPTEAKGRVGGSYVLSAMRKFESDPNTTAAPAEPKKAPVKKAIVESPVPQTPAAETPVAKAPAAETPVAKPPAAETPVAKPPAAETSAAKPPAAETPVVIAPAAETPVAKAPPAETPVVKAPAAETPVVKAPAVETPVAKAPAAETPVAKAPAAETPVAKAPAAETPVVKAPTAETPVVKAPAVETLVVKAPAPETPVVKAPAAETPVVKAPAAKPPVVKAPAAETPVAKAPAAETSVAKVPAVETPVAKAPAAETSVAKAPPTETPVAKAPPTETPVAKAPVAETPVAKAPTAETPVAKAPVAETPVAKAPVAEPPVAKAPVAETPVAKAPAAETPVTKAPAAEAPVAKAPAAETPVAKVPAAETPVAKVPEVKTPAVGTPLVKAPEIKTPTAEPPVAKAPATETPVAKAPEVKTPLVETPVAKKLVVETPVIKAPVAQTPLAKVPEVKITPPEIPAVKEPKVDPPVSKTSITELSKEKVPVAGITVAKSPDVQPPATEVPAAKPSIVETPVAKAPEVKAPVIETPAKTPEVKQPEVTPVVEKGKPVVVAFSQPDTKPAAAVESPAEGSSKTQTFAELCSFCNKPVDGNVKISLNIPPICCHPECFKCGTCGKPLGDLLFSMFHHEGKIYCNACFEAVMHF
- the si:dkey-125i10.3 gene encoding uncharacterized protein si:dkey-125i10.3 isoform X18 is translated as MAVYGAGRTPAEHARLWMRLQLQRTHSMSSGVNRKAVLRTTKVRTALKKDGSWIRRSTDQEDPPPPLKPVVLAKPLSPTVKSSTTSTPETLQIPAPQTSSPLSPAPQTTSTLSPASQTTSPSSPTPQTTSPSNAAPQIISPSNSSPQMTSPPNATPQTSPTSGASPNPPTEAKGRVGGSYVLSAMRKFESDPNTTAAPAEPKKAPVKKAIVESPVPQTPAAETPVAKAPAAETPVAKPPAAETPVAKPPAAETSAAKPPAAETPVVIAPAAETPVAKAPPAETPVVKAPAAETPVVKAPAVETPVAKAPAAETPVVKAPTAETPVVKAPAVETLVVKAPTAETPVVKAPAVETLVVKAPAPETPVAKAPAAETPVAKAPAAETPVVKAPTAETPVVKAPAVETLVVKAPAPETPVVKAPAAETPVVKAPAAKPPVVKAPAAETPVAKAPAAETSVAKVPAVETPVAKAPAAETSVAKAPPTETPVAKAPPTETPVAKAPVAETPVAKAPTAETPVAKAPVAETPVAKAPVAEPPVAKAPVAETPVAKAPAAETPVTKAPAAEAPVAKAPAAETPVAKVPAAETPVAKVPEVKTPAVGTPLVKAPEIKTPTAEPPVAKAPATETPVAKAPEVKTPLVETPVAKKLVVETPVIKAPVAQTPLAKVPEVKITPPEIPAVKEPKVDPPVSKTSITELSKEKVPVAGITVAKSPDVQPPATEVPAAKPSIVETPVAKAPEVKAPVIETPAKTPEVKQPEVTPVVEKGKPVVVAFSQPDTKPAAAVESPAEGSSKTQTFAELCSFCNKPVDGNVKISLNIPPICCHPECFKCGTCGKPLGDLLFSMFHHEGKIYCNACFEAVMHF
- the si:dkey-125i10.3 gene encoding uncharacterized protein si:dkey-125i10.3 isoform X20, whose translation is MAVYGAGRTPAEHARLWMRLQLQRTHSMSSGVNRKAVLRTTKVRTALKKDGSWIRRSTDQEDPPPPLKPVVLAKPLSPTVKSSTTSTPETLQIPAPQTSSPLSPAPQTTSTLSPASQTTSPSSPTPQTTSPSNAAPQIISPSNSSPQMTSPPNATPQTSPTSGASPNPPTEAKGRVGGSYVLSAMRKFESDPNTTAAPAEPKKAPVKKAIVESPVPQTPAAETPVAKAPAAETPVAKPPAAETPVAKPPAAETSAAKPPAAETPVVIAPAAETPVAKAPPAETPVVKAPAVETPVAKAPAAETPVVKAPTAETPVVKAPAVETLVVKAPTAETPVVKAPAVETLVVKAPAPETPVAKAPAAETPVAKAPAAETPVVKAPTAETPVVKAPAVETLVVKAPAPETPVVKAPAAETPVVKAPAAKPPVVKAPAAETPVAKAPAAETSVAKVPAVETPVAKAPAAETSVAKAPPTETPVAKAPPTETPVAKAPVAETPVAKAPTAETPVAKAPVAETPVAKAPVAEPPVAKAPVAETPVAKAPAAETPVTKAPAAEAPVAKAPAAETPVAKVPAAETPVAKVPEVKTPAVGTPLVKAPEIKTPTAEPPVAKAPATETPVAKAPEVKTPLVETPVAKKLVVETPVIKAPVAQTPLAKVPEVKITPPEIPAVKEPKVDPPVSKTSITELSKEKVPVAGITVAKSPDVQPPATEVPAAKPSIVETPVAKAPEVKAPVIETPAKTPEVKQPEVTPVVEKGKPVVVAFSQPDTKPAAAVESPAEGSSKTQTFAELCSFCNKPVDGNVKISLNIPPICCHPECFKCGTCGKPLGDLLFSMFHHEGKIYCNACFEAVMHF